A single region of the Halococcus salifodinae DSM 8989 genome encodes:
- a CDS encoding iron-sulfur cluster assembly protein: MATSARPTRATVTERLDRVDDPELDESIVELDYIHDLAIDESSVTVELVLPTAWCSPAFAWMMATGARDEIEDLSGVEECTVRLEDHMHEDEINRGVNEGLAFEDAFPDAEDGIADVRRTLDEKARMGRQYRAVEALTDAGIDPEQVVELRRADVSLDDEQALVSLADGGLVVPVPAEPMAEYLRKATAVGLVTDSTDRLFATPDGETIPTAEFEPVQRRARLAKTNATGQGSVCSALNEARNGVQGAD, translated from the coding sequence ATGGCGACGAGCGCCCGCCCGACCCGCGCGACCGTGACCGAGCGCCTCGATCGGGTTGACGATCCCGAACTCGATGAGTCGATCGTCGAACTCGACTACATCCACGACCTCGCCATCGACGAATCGTCCGTGACTGTGGAACTCGTGCTCCCGACGGCATGGTGTTCACCCGCGTTCGCGTGGATGATGGCGACCGGCGCGCGCGACGAGATCGAGGACCTGTCGGGAGTCGAGGAGTGTACGGTTCGTCTCGAAGACCACATGCACGAAGACGAGATCAATCGTGGCGTGAACGAGGGGCTGGCCTTCGAGGACGCCTTCCCCGACGCCGAGGACGGCATCGCGGACGTGCGGCGAACGCTCGACGAGAAGGCACGGATGGGGCGGCAGTACCGCGCAGTCGAGGCGCTGACCGACGCCGGTATCGACCCCGAGCAGGTCGTCGAACTCCGGCGCGCGGACGTTTCGCTCGACGACGAGCAGGCACTCGTCTCGCTCGCCGACGGCGGTCTCGTCGTTCCCGTGCCGGCCGAGCCGATGGCCGAGTACCTCCGGAAAGCCACCGCTGTGGGTCTGGTGACCGATTCGACCGATCGGCTGTTTGCGACGCCCGACGGCGAGACGATTCCGACCGCGGAGTTCGAACCCGTCCAGCGCCGCGCGCGGCTAGCAAAGACGAACGCGACCGGACAGGGAAGCGTCTGTTCGGCACTCAACGAAGCGCGCAACGGTGTCCAAGGGGCGGACTGA
- a CDS encoding DUF5827 family protein has protein sequence MPRPKSSFDRVRPFEFRAPDEVLDSETMYTVYEIARLLQGLDPDAELDVETEDVLLDWAIPWMVTNADALCFAEPASGDEPGHYGLSA, from the coding sequence ATGCCCCGACCGAAGTCGTCGTTCGATCGCGTGCGCCCCTTCGAGTTCCGCGCCCCCGACGAAGTGCTCGATTCCGAGACGATGTACACCGTCTACGAGATCGCACGCCTCCTGCAGGGGCTCGATCCCGACGCCGAACTCGATGTCGAGACCGAGGACGTGCTGCTCGACTGGGCGATCCCGTGGATGGTCACGAACGCCGACGCGCTCTGTTTCGCCGAGCCCGCGAGCGGCGACGAACCGGGTCACTACGGGCTGAGCGCATAG
- a CDS encoding metallophosphoesterase produces MEAAFADRAIYLPESDTLVLADLHLGRGASADIELPLSEEDVPPRIDGLCDRFLPTTVVLAGDVLHAFSHVPTAAREAFREVEAVVENAGARLVVTPGNHDTMLDGVWDGPTPTAFSAGETTILHGHEPPDREAERYVVGHDHPKITIEGDDWPCYLLGEGIYHGADVLVLPAFTRLASGVAVNGGHGHKTLERSPLVTDIERFRPVVRDEDRDETLEFPSLGEFRELL; encoded by the coding sequence ATGGAGGCAGCGTTCGCCGACCGGGCGATCTATCTCCCCGAGAGCGATACGCTCGTGCTCGCGGATCTCCACCTTGGGCGCGGGGCGAGCGCGGACATCGAGCTGCCGCTCTCGGAAGAAGACGTTCCGCCCCGCATCGACGGGCTGTGTGATCGATTTTTGCCCACGACGGTCGTCCTCGCCGGCGACGTGCTCCACGCCTTTTCGCACGTTCCGACCGCGGCGCGCGAGGCGTTTCGGGAGGTCGAAGCCGTCGTCGAGAACGCCGGCGCACGGCTGGTCGTCACTCCAGGCAATCACGATACGATGCTCGATGGGGTGTGGGACGGTCCGACCCCGACCGCGTTCTCGGCGGGAGAGACGACGATCCTTCACGGCCACGAGCCACCCGATCGCGAGGCCGAGCGGTACGTCGTCGGTCACGACCACCCGAAGATCACCATCGAGGGTGACGACTGGCCCTGCTATCTCCTCGGCGAGGGTATCTACCACGGTGCGGACGTGCTCGTGCTCCCGGCGTTCACCCGACTCGCGAGCGGTGTCGCTGTCAACGGCGGTCACGGTCACAAAACGCTCGAACGCTCGCCGCTGGTCACCGACATCGAGCGATTTCGACCGGTGGTTCGTGACGAGGATCGGGACGAGACACTCGAATTTCCGTCGCTTGGCGAGTTTCGAGAGCTACTCTGA
- a CDS encoding J domain-containing protein: MFEEVTAPLSEWLVLGGALALASLVVVASVFVVGARLFPTTVQSSTRLTGERKRRREIREYLRSIDEPFAEEHPVCGQSVAFYLPKRDVAITFDARAYYRIQRAATDAVLVEHELPGVHLGSRLPFDTPDLALDEGTGVDPASAAFGVLGLPAGASVAEVKTAYREKVKQVHPDHGGDHEEFRRVREAYTTAKEHAG, from the coding sequence GTGTTCGAAGAGGTGACCGCCCCGCTGTCCGAGTGGCTGGTTCTCGGCGGTGCCCTCGCGCTCGCCTCCCTCGTGGTCGTCGCAAGCGTGTTCGTCGTCGGTGCGCGACTGTTCCCGACCACAGTACAGAGTTCGACGCGGCTCACCGGGGAGAGGAAGCGCCGGCGCGAGATTCGCGAGTACCTCCGATCGATCGACGAACCGTTTGCCGAGGAGCATCCGGTCTGTGGCCAGTCGGTCGCGTTCTACCTCCCGAAACGTGACGTCGCGATCACGTTCGACGCACGGGCGTACTACCGGATCCAGCGCGCGGCGACGGACGCCGTTCTCGTCGAGCACGAACTCCCCGGTGTTCATCTCGGCTCGCGACTGCCGTTCGACACCCCCGATCTCGCACTCGACGAGGGAACCGGAGTCGACCCTGCGAGCGCCGCCTTCGGGGTACTCGGCCTCCCGGCAGGCGCGAGCGTCGCGGAGGTCAAGACGGCCTACCGCGAGAAAGTGAAGCAGGTCCATCCGGATCACGGCGGCGATCACGAGGAGTTCCGTCGGGTGCGCGAGGCGTACACGACTGCGAAAGAACACGCCGGGTAG
- a CDS encoding amidohydrolase family protein, which yields MYRHDGEDVFVIDSHIHHWDASEENIIHEGGEQFIQCFYDYHSAFTPEERLWDMDEYRKYSADRMIEDLFRDGHADMGIFQPTYLSEFYEDGFNTIEDNAHLTEEYPERFVLNGRFDPREGEAGLEELERQKDEHDIQGVKLYTAEWKDGSKGWRLDSEESFEYLEKCAELGITNIHAHKGPTIRPLNRDAFDVADVDDAATSFPELNFIVEHVGFPRFDDFAHIGAQETNVYGGLAVVAPMAHARPRKFGEIMGELLFWVGEDNLLFGSDYALWEPEWVVEAVMEAELTQDQRDEFGVELTHDVKKKIIGENAAELYDIDIEERKAKLRDDELSDEFDMADQYGEAAAD from the coding sequence ATGTACCGGCACGACGGAGAGGACGTGTTCGTTATCGATTCGCACATCCATCACTGGGATGCAAGCGAGGAGAACATCATCCACGAAGGCGGCGAACAGTTCATTCAGTGTTTCTACGACTACCACTCGGCGTTCACGCCGGAGGAGCGCCTCTGGGACATGGACGAGTACCGCAAGTACAGCGCCGATCGGATGATCGAGGACCTCTTTCGGGACGGCCACGCGGACATGGGCATCTTCCAGCCGACCTACCTCAGCGAGTTCTACGAGGACGGGTTCAACACCATCGAGGACAACGCCCACCTCACGGAGGAGTACCCCGAACGGTTCGTGCTCAACGGACGGTTCGACCCGCGCGAGGGCGAGGCAGGGCTCGAAGAACTCGAACGCCAGAAGGACGAACACGACATCCAAGGCGTGAAACTCTACACCGCCGAGTGGAAGGACGGCTCGAAGGGCTGGCGGCTCGATTCCGAGGAATCGTTCGAGTACCTCGAAAAGTGCGCCGAGTTGGGAATCACGAACATCCACGCACACAAGGGACCGACGATTCGGCCGCTGAATCGTGACGCCTTCGACGTGGCCGACGTGGACGACGCCGCGACGTCGTTCCCGGAACTCAACTTCATCGTCGAGCACGTCGGCTTCCCCCGGTTCGACGACTTCGCCCACATCGGGGCCCAGGAGACCAACGTCTATGGCGGGCTGGCGGTCGTCGCGCCGATGGCGCACGCACGCCCGCGGAAGTTCGGCGAGATCATGGGCGAACTCCTCTTTTGGGTCGGCGAGGACAACCTCCTCTTCGGGAGCGACTACGCGCTCTGGGAACCCGAGTGGGTCGTCGAGGCGGTGATGGAGGCCGAACTCACCCAGGACCAGCGCGACGAGTTCGGCGTCGAACTCACTCACGACGTGAAAAAGAAGATCATCGGCGAGAACGCCGCCGAACTCTACGATATCGATATCGAGGAGCGGAAGGCGAAACTCCGCGACGACGAACTCAGCGACGAGTTCGACATGGCCGACCAGTACGGGGAGGCCGCCGCGGACTGA
- the sod gene encoding superoxide dismutase: protein MSEHSNAELPPLPYDYDALEPHISEQVLTWHHDTHHQGYVNGLNSAEETLAENRESGDFSSSGGALGNVTHNGCGHYLHTMFWENMSPNGGGEPSGELADRIEEDFGSYEGWKGEFEAAASAASGWALLVYDPVANQLRNVAVDNHDEGALWGAHPVLALDVWEHSYYYDYGPDRGSFVDAFFEVVDWDAAADNFAKTTSNHE, encoded by the coding sequence ATGTCCGAACACTCGAACGCGGAGCTTCCACCGCTTCCGTACGACTACGACGCTCTCGAGCCGCACATCTCCGAGCAGGTACTGACGTGGCATCACGACACCCACCATCAGGGCTACGTCAACGGGCTCAACAGCGCCGAGGAGACGCTCGCCGAGAACCGTGAGTCGGGCGATTTCTCCTCGTCCGGTGGTGCACTTGGCAACGTGACTCACAACGGCTGTGGGCACTACCTCCACACCATGTTCTGGGAGAACATGAGCCCCAACGGCGGCGGCGAACCCTCGGGAGAGCTCGCCGACCGCATCGAGGAGGACTTCGGCTCCTACGAGGGCTGGAAGGGCGAGTTCGAGGCCGCCGCGTCGGCCGCCTCGGGCTGGGCGCTGCTCGTCTACGATCCGGTTGCCAACCAGCTGCGGAACGTAGCGGTCGACAACCACGACGAGGGCGCGCTCTGGGGAGCCCATCCCGTGCTCGCGCTCGACGTCTGGGAGCACTCGTACTACTACGACTACGGTCCCGACCGTGGCAGCTTCGTCGACGCCTTCTTCGAGGTCGTCGACTGGGACGCCGCCGCGGACAACTTCGCAAAGACCACGTCGAACCACGAGTAG
- a CDS encoding cryptochrome/photolyase family protein, protein MRLHWHRRDLRAADNRALAAAADDGPVLPVFVFDPSVLEHAAPPRMAFLRDALAWLREWYRERDSDLVIARGDPAEELPNLAEEHGANGVVWNHDYTGLAQERDGAVRAALDEAGVEHETFHDAVHHEPGTITTNDGDPYAVFSYFGDKWLDREKDDPVPAPDADALADVVGDELPKLDDLGFEEPDANLPSAGTGAARERLDRFCESPIFEYDEEREYPARSGTSRLSQDLKYGTIGIREVVERTAEALDEAESEAEHEAVETYREELAWREFYTQVTYYNPNVVSQNYKDFTNEIEWREDNEDLAAWKAGETGYPIVDAGMRQLRAEAYMHNRVRMIVASFLTKDLRLDWRAGYDHFRERLVDHDTANDNGGWQWAASTGTDAQPYFRVFNPMTQGERYDPDAEYITTHVPELDGVDPEAIHSWHELDDEEREDLAPEYPAPICDHGERREEAIAMFERARGDD, encoded by the coding sequence ATGCGACTTCACTGGCACCGGCGCGACCTCCGCGCGGCGGACAACCGTGCGCTCGCCGCGGCCGCCGACGATGGTCCCGTTCTCCCGGTGTTCGTCTTCGACCCCAGCGTACTGGAGCACGCCGCCCCACCACGGATGGCGTTTCTGCGCGACGCGCTCGCCTGGCTCCGTGAGTGGTATCGCGAGCGCGACAGCGATCTCGTGATTGCCCGCGGCGACCCCGCCGAGGAACTCCCGAACCTCGCCGAGGAACACGGGGCCAACGGGGTGGTCTGGAACCACGATTACACGGGCCTCGCCCAGGAACGCGACGGGGCGGTCCGTGCGGCGCTTGACGAGGCGGGCGTCGAGCACGAGACGTTCCACGACGCGGTGCATCACGAGCCAGGCACCATCACCACGAACGACGGCGATCCTTACGCGGTGTTCTCCTACTTCGGCGATAAGTGGCTCGACCGCGAGAAAGACGATCCCGTCCCGGCTCCCGACGCCGACGCGCTCGCCGACGTGGTCGGCGACGAACTCCCCAAACTCGACGACTTGGGGTTCGAGGAACCCGACGCGAACCTTCCCTCGGCGGGCACTGGAGCGGCCCGTGAGCGCCTCGATAGGTTCTGTGAATCGCCGATCTTCGAGTACGACGAGGAGCGCGAGTACCCCGCACGCTCGGGCACATCGCGGCTCTCACAGGATCTCAAGTACGGCACCATCGGGATTCGAGAGGTCGTAGAACGCACCGCAGAAGCGCTGGACGAAGCCGAGAGCGAGGCCGAGCACGAGGCGGTCGAGACCTACCGGGAGGAGCTCGCGTGGCGGGAGTTCTACACCCAAGTCACCTACTACAACCCGAACGTCGTCTCACAGAACTACAAGGATTTCACGAACGAGATCGAGTGGCGCGAGGACAACGAGGATCTCGCGGCGTGGAAGGCGGGCGAGACGGGCTACCCCATCGTCGACGCCGGGATGCGCCAGCTCCGCGCGGAGGCGTACATGCACAACCGCGTCCGGATGATCGTCGCCTCCTTCCTCACGAAAGACCTCCGGCTCGACTGGCGTGCGGGCTACGACCACTTCCGGGAGCGACTCGTCGACCACGACACCGCGAACGACAACGGGGGCTGGCAGTGGGCCGCCTCCACCGGAACGGACGCCCAGCCGTACTTTCGCGTGTTCAATCCGATGACCCAGGGCGAGCGCTACGACCCCGACGCCGAGTACATCACGACGCATGTTCCCGAACTCGACGGCGTCGACCCAGAGGCCATCCACTCGTGGCATGAACTCGACGACGAGGAACGTGAGGATCTCGCGCCCGAGTACCCCGCACCGATCTGCGATCACGGCGAGCGCCGCGAGGAGGCCATCGCGATGTTCGAGCGGGCGCGCGGCGACGACTGA